From Anopheles arabiensis isolate DONGOLA chromosome 3, AaraD3, whole genome shotgun sequence, a single genomic window includes:
- the LOC120905168 gene encoding uncharacterized protein LOC120905168 isoform X12 produces MARFPFTDSTCCDDDFTWVYAHNHHEAPKASVESDRRSVSQTTATRSVPRDQQRSREMSIQKTDQCQSTANTIGIGEAVPCGKPPRPSRETGSLDRRRNLRSSRHERDGKSHSTHSLKENSSSSEFHKHDSMSSNLSLNSKDHLQDSGSFYYYNISGSGNPHQRHGYPPHPQNACTSPSMWEPPPPPPLSPWDPQYYWNNPHCRHQSKEELRLIDYHRRQQELYQYGNRSGQSSMQDLSCASGCCNRNYYHHPPLPVCCPLDHRTQWINDVQRHDTDERLRRLQKDKESLALQVKTLTEHMQTQSTKISELENMIKEKNQLLSNAEDLLQRVSVFAKTVGIQIDKQKEMLSRSSLETQKLELMSAMSELKLQQAALERENLELRTTFVTNSVASSGLFNGNLANGSGSGSAITNVLNNNSITSSLLRRPQIITNTRMVGMSASTPGASMISSPIHHGSHGSLQQAAISPITPKTPPASYRQRIDVHYSSLPRQAFATTLSTVSTSSGSSTATDSNANPKRNVAFGNVRSINKRLQLPKLTTSSSMNALLLATALQRTESNLRHMKSVSAQELMFDAASNDHNDASRIKDEMSCLENENRCHERANTEPPSAALLDDEAGASCVQNTNENTATETVKNCEMELTSDFDALLNLEKTCEIAPFDSKNNTGQIPNEIDRLRGFSVPNLADAENRDNGILEHGEGGVQPTRSFTPQPSPSPSMSHKLKNIFGKIKRSNSGTLDDITTPEGEFKRGGVRATAGARLGWSGTTPYRKPDKPFREWDVDTICHWFEHLGLNMYEEDLRKWIKSSTTPGSELMKASPVDIEKELSLRNPLHRKKIVLAIADISGTVGDDGLFENAGKLDSTWVQRWLDDVGLPQYKEPFMAARMDGRMLHKLTMDDLGHLQISSCLHVASIRRGIQLMRNEKWNPDCHIRRPLQLGLNAKDDVRLWTSQRVHEWLRAVDLAEYAPNLRGSGVHGALMIFEVKFTAELFADLLNIPSSKTLLRRHLATHFKELLGRDIIQVKREAENTLGFQPLTITAKIKTPKKSQFSLKRKKSNKGGNLGGDEWSDYVCPMGGSGQEHLPPASSSAYDQTSTNQGSNTPISALSAFTSNASSPNTNIVTSIAMTKDPSTAPIAYPDSTTSSISSTTTSGVGLELASVQRQPSSNAQLVTTPIVNNNGVECRGEGGGSDSPLSIRSSTASTS; encoded by the exons ATGGCTCGATTCCCATTTACCG ACTCGACTTGCTGTGATGATGACTTTACTTGGGTATACGCTCACAACCACCATGAAGCGCCAAAGGCTTCCGTTGAATCTGACCGACGATCCGTTtcacaaacaacagcaactcGATCGGTTCCACGTGACCAACAACgtagtcgagaaatgtcaatacaaaaaactgatcaATGTCAATCCACAGCTAACACAATTGGTATCGGGGAAGCAGTTCCTTGTGGCAAGCCACCCAGACCTTCACGGGAAACTGGTAGCCTAGATCGACGGCGGAACTTACGCTCAAGTCGTCACGAGCGAGATGGAAAAAGCCACAGTACACATTCACTAAAAGAAAATTCATCTTCGTCCGAATTTCATAAACACGATTCTATGTCCAGCAATCTCAGTTTAAATTCTAAAG ATCATCTGCAAGACTCGGGAAGCTTTTACTATTACAACATTAGTGGTAGCGGAAATCCACATCAACGTCATGGCTATCCACCTCATCCTCAAAATGCATGTACAAGTCCTAGTATGTgggaaccaccaccaccgccgccattGTCTCCTTGGGATCCTCAATACTACTGGAATAATCCGCATTGTCGCCACCAAAGCAAAGAAGAGTTGAGATTAATCGACTATCATCGCCGACAGCAAGAATTGTACCAATATGGAAACAGAAGTGGGCAAAGTAGTATGCAGGATTTATCTTGCGCTAGTGGCTGCTGTAATCGAAACTATTATCATCACCCACCTCTGCCGGTTTGTTGCCCATTGGATCATCGCACGCAATGGATCAACGATGTTCAG cGCCATGACACTGATGAACGGCTACGACGTTTACAAAAGGACAAAGAATCACTAGCTTTGCAAGTTAAAACACTTACGGAGCATATGCAGACACAATCTACAAAAATAAGTGAATTGGAAAACAtgataaaagagaaaaatcaGCTGCTATCCAACGCAGAAGATCTCCTGCAGCGAGTAAGCGTATTTGCAAAAACAGTTGGCATCCAGATTGACAAACAAAAA gaaatgCTTTCGAGATCTTCGCttgaaacacaaaaattaGAGCTCATGTCAGCGATGAGTGAGCTCAAACTTCAACAAGCAGCCCTAGAAAGAGAAAATTTGGAACTTCGTACAACTTTTGTAACTAATAGCGTGGCATCTAGCGGATTATTCAATGGAAATCTTGCAAATGGATCAGGGAGTGGATCAGCGATAACAAATGTGCTTAATAACAACAGCATTACGTCTAGTTTGCTCAGAAGACCTCAGATTATTACGAATACTAGAATGGTAGGCATGTCCGCCTCTACTCCAGGAGCTTCAATGATCTCGTCTCCAATACATCATGGCAGCCATGGGAGTTTACAACAAGCAGCAATTAGTCCTATTACTCCGAAG ACCCCACCGGCATCTTATCGACAACGTATCGATGTTCACTACAGTAGTCTTCCAAGACAAGCCTTTGCTACTACATTATCAACGGTTAGCACCTCCAGCGGCTCTTCAACAGCAACAGATAGTAACGCCAACCCTAAACGAAACGTAGCTTTTG GTAATGTTCGTTCTATCAACAAACGATTGCAACTACCTAAGCTTACAACGTCCAGCTCAATGAATGCTCTTCTGCTAGCCACAGCATTGCAACGCACAGAATCTAATCTGAGACATATGAAATCGGTATCAGCACAAGAGTTAATGTTCGATGCTGCATCCAATGACCACAATGATGCATCTCGAATAAAAGATGAAATGAGTTGTTTAGAGAATGAGAACCGTTGTCACGAACGAGCGAATACTGAACCTCCATCGGCAGCATTATTAGATGACGAAGCAGGAGCATCATGCGTTCAAAACACGAATGAAAATACGGCGACAGAAACCGTGAAAAACTGTGAGATGGAATTAACATCCGATTTCGATGCACTTCTAAACTTAGAGAAAACGTGTGAAATTGCCCCGTTTGATTCAAAGAACAATACAGGACAAATACCCAACGAAATCGATAGACTACGTGGATTTTCAGTACCAAATTTAG CTGATGCAGAAAATCGCGATAATGGGATCTTAGAACACGGTGAAGGTGGTGTGCAGCCCACTCGCAGCTTCACCCCTCAACCTTCGCCATCGCCGTCTATGAGTCACAAATTAAAGAACATTTTTGGTAAGATCAAAAGAAGCAACAGTGGAACCTTGGACGATATTACAACTCCGGAAGGTGAATTTAAACGTGGAGGAGTTCGTGCAACCGCAGGGGCTCGTCTGGGTTGGAGTGGAACGACTCCATATCGAAAACCTGATAAACCGTTCCGCGAATGGGATGTAGATACAATCTGCCATTGGTTCGAGCATCTGGGTTTAAATATGTATGAGGAAGATTTACGAAAATGGATCAAATCGAGCACGACGCCTGGAAGCGAATTGATGAAAGCCTCGCCAGTAGATATTGAAAAAGAGTTAAGTTTGCGAAATCCATTGCATCGAAAAAAGATAGTGTTAGCTATTGCAGATATTTCGGGGACGGTGGGAGACGACGGGTTGTTTGAGAACGCTGGAAAGCTGGATTCAACATGG GTCCAGCGTTGGTTAGACGATGTTGGTTTGCCCCAATACAAAGAACCCTTCATGGCGGCCCGAATGGATGGACGAATGCTACACAAATTGACGATGGACGATTTGGGCCATTTGCAAATATCTTCTTGTTTGCACGTGGCCAGCATTCGTCGTGGTATACAGCTTATGCGTAATGAAAAATGGAATCCCGATTGTCATATTCGTCGGCCATTGCAACTCGGATTAAATGCAAAAGACGATGTAAGGTTATGGACTTCGCAAAGAGTCCATGAATGGTTACGAGCCGTCGATTTGGCAGAATATGCTCCTAATTTGCGTGGATCTGGAGTACATGGAGCTCTCATGATATTCGAAGTTAAATTTACAGCCGAACTTTTTGCTGATTTATTGAACATTCCTTCAAGCAAAACATTGTTACGTCGACATTTGGCTACTCATTTTAAGGAGCTTTTGGGTCGAGATATCATACAGGTGAAACGAGAGGCTGAAAATACCCTTGGATTCCAACCACTGACAATTACGGCAAAAATTAAG ACGCCTAAAAAGTCTCAATTTTCcttaaaacggaaaaagaGCAACAAAGGTGGCAATCTGGGAGGAGATGAATGGAGTGATTATGTCTGCCCAATGGGTGGTTCAGGTCAGGAACATTTACCGCCTGCATCTTCTTCAGCTTATGATCAAACTAGCACAAATCAAGGCAGCAATACTCCAATTTCTGCTCTTTCTGCCTTTACGTCAAATGCTTCTTCTCCTAATACTAATATTGTCACTAGCATCGCC ATGACGAAGGATCCCTCAACGGCACCAATTGCTTATCCAGACAGCACAACCAGCAGCATCTCCAGCACAACTACTTCCGGAGTCGGGTTGGAGCTTGCTTCAGTTCAACGTCAGCCGTCGAGTAACGCACAGTTAGTAACAACGCCGATAGTCAATAATAACGGTGTCGAATGTAGAGGAGAAGGAGGTGGTAGCGATTCTCCACTATCAATACGCAGTTCAACTGCTTCAACCTCCTAG
- the LOC120905168 gene encoding uncharacterized protein LOC120905168 isoform X9: MSATSSEATSSSSGDETSHSSEGEDGIVTSTEVSIRSKTRDEGIFAASIPALETNAASYWLKQDVATNSRIPRLKKAALTMIDQDSTCCDDDFTWVYAHNHHEAPKASVESDRRSVSQTTATRSVPRDQQRSREMSIQKTDQCQSTANTIGIGEAVPCGKPPRPSRETGSLDRRRNLRSSRHERDGKSHSTHSLKENSSSSEFHKHDSMSSNLSLNSKDHLQDSGSFYYYNISGSGNPHQRHGYPPHPQNACTSPSMWEPPPPPPLSPWDPQYYWNNPHCRHQSKEELRLIDYHRRQQELYQYGNRSGQSSMQDLSCASGCCNRNYYHHPPLPVCCPLDHRTQWINDVQRHDTDERLRRLQKDKESLALQVKTLTEHMQTQSTKISELENMIKEKNQLLSNAEDLLQRVSVFAKTVGIQIDKQKEMLSRSSLETQKLELMSAMSELKLQQAALERENLELRTTFVTNSVASSGLFNGNLANGSGSGSAITNVLNNNSITSSLLRRPQIITNTRMVGMSASTPGASMISSPIHHGSHGSLQQAAISPITPKTPPASYRQRIDVHYSSLPRQAFATTLSTVSTSSGSSTATDSNANPKRNVAFGNVRSINKRLQLPKLTTSSSMNALLLATALQRTESNLRHMKSVSAQELMFDAASNDHNDASRIKDEMSCLENENRCHERANTEPPSAALLDDEAGASCVQNTNENTATETVKNCEMELTSDFDALLNLEKTCEIAPFDSKNNTGQIPNEIDRLRGFSVPNLADAENRDNGILEHGEGGVQPTRSFTPQPSPSPSMSHKLKNIFGKIKRSNSGTLDDITTPEGEFKRGGVRATAGARLGWSGTTPYRKPDKPFREWDVDTICHWFEHLGLNMYEEDLRKWIKSSTTPGSELMKASPVDIEKELSLRNPLHRKKIVLAIADISGTVGDDGLFENAGKLDSTWVQRWLDDVGLPQYKEPFMAARMDGRMLHKLTMDDLGHLQISSCLHVASIRRGIQLMRNEKWNPDCHIRRPLQLGLNAKDDVRLWTSQRVHEWLRAVDLAEYAPNLRGSGVHGALMIFEVKFTAELFADLLNIPSSKTLLRRHLATHFKELLGRDIIQVKREAENTLGFQPLTITAKIKTPKKSQFSLKRKKSNKGGNLGGDEWSDYVCPMGGSGQEHLPPASSSAYDQTSTNQGSNTPISALSAFTSNASSPNTNIVTSIAMTKDPSTAPIAYPDSTTSSISSTTTSGVGLELASVQRQPSSNAQLVTTPIVNNNGVECRGEGGGSDSPLSIRSSTASTS; encoded by the exons ATGTCTGCAACATCCTCCGAGGCGACTTCTTCATCTTCTGGAGACGAAACATCGCACTCTTCTGAAGGTGAAGATGGCATAGTTACGAGCACTGAGGTTTCAATAAGAAGCAAAACTCGCGATGAGGGAATATTTGCGGCATCAATTCCAGCGTTAGAAACAAATGCAGCAAGCTATTGGTTAAAACAGGATGTTGCAACTAACAGTCGTATACCACGATTAAAAAAGGCTGCACTTACAATGATTGATCAAG ACTCGACTTGCTGTGATGATGACTTTACTTGGGTATACGCTCACAACCACCATGAAGCGCCAAAGGCTTCCGTTGAATCTGACCGACGATCCGTTtcacaaacaacagcaactcGATCGGTTCCACGTGACCAACAACgtagtcgagaaatgtcaatacaaaaaactgatcaATGTCAATCCACAGCTAACACAATTGGTATCGGGGAAGCAGTTCCTTGTGGCAAGCCACCCAGACCTTCACGGGAAACTGGTAGCCTAGATCGACGGCGGAACTTACGCTCAAGTCGTCACGAGCGAGATGGAAAAAGCCACAGTACACATTCACTAAAAGAAAATTCATCTTCGTCCGAATTTCATAAACACGATTCTATGTCCAGCAATCTCAGTTTAAATTCTAAAG ATCATCTGCAAGACTCGGGAAGCTTTTACTATTACAACATTAGTGGTAGCGGAAATCCACATCAACGTCATGGCTATCCACCTCATCCTCAAAATGCATGTACAAGTCCTAGTATGTgggaaccaccaccaccgccgccattGTCTCCTTGGGATCCTCAATACTACTGGAATAATCCGCATTGTCGCCACCAAAGCAAAGAAGAGTTGAGATTAATCGACTATCATCGCCGACAGCAAGAATTGTACCAATATGGAAACAGAAGTGGGCAAAGTAGTATGCAGGATTTATCTTGCGCTAGTGGCTGCTGTAATCGAAACTATTATCATCACCCACCTCTGCCGGTTTGTTGCCCATTGGATCATCGCACGCAATGGATCAACGATGTTCAG cGCCATGACACTGATGAACGGCTACGACGTTTACAAAAGGACAAAGAATCACTAGCTTTGCAAGTTAAAACACTTACGGAGCATATGCAGACACAATCTACAAAAATAAGTGAATTGGAAAACAtgataaaagagaaaaatcaGCTGCTATCCAACGCAGAAGATCTCCTGCAGCGAGTAAGCGTATTTGCAAAAACAGTTGGCATCCAGATTGACAAACAAAAA gaaatgCTTTCGAGATCTTCGCttgaaacacaaaaattaGAGCTCATGTCAGCGATGAGTGAGCTCAAACTTCAACAAGCAGCCCTAGAAAGAGAAAATTTGGAACTTCGTACAACTTTTGTAACTAATAGCGTGGCATCTAGCGGATTATTCAATGGAAATCTTGCAAATGGATCAGGGAGTGGATCAGCGATAACAAATGTGCTTAATAACAACAGCATTACGTCTAGTTTGCTCAGAAGACCTCAGATTATTACGAATACTAGAATGGTAGGCATGTCCGCCTCTACTCCAGGAGCTTCAATGATCTCGTCTCCAATACATCATGGCAGCCATGGGAGTTTACAACAAGCAGCAATTAGTCCTATTACTCCGAAG ACCCCACCGGCATCTTATCGACAACGTATCGATGTTCACTACAGTAGTCTTCCAAGACAAGCCTTTGCTACTACATTATCAACGGTTAGCACCTCCAGCGGCTCTTCAACAGCAACAGATAGTAACGCCAACCCTAAACGAAACGTAGCTTTTG GTAATGTTCGTTCTATCAACAAACGATTGCAACTACCTAAGCTTACAACGTCCAGCTCAATGAATGCTCTTCTGCTAGCCACAGCATTGCAACGCACAGAATCTAATCTGAGACATATGAAATCGGTATCAGCACAAGAGTTAATGTTCGATGCTGCATCCAATGACCACAATGATGCATCTCGAATAAAAGATGAAATGAGTTGTTTAGAGAATGAGAACCGTTGTCACGAACGAGCGAATACTGAACCTCCATCGGCAGCATTATTAGATGACGAAGCAGGAGCATCATGCGTTCAAAACACGAATGAAAATACGGCGACAGAAACCGTGAAAAACTGTGAGATGGAATTAACATCCGATTTCGATGCACTTCTAAACTTAGAGAAAACGTGTGAAATTGCCCCGTTTGATTCAAAGAACAATACAGGACAAATACCCAACGAAATCGATAGACTACGTGGATTTTCAGTACCAAATTTAG CTGATGCAGAAAATCGCGATAATGGGATCTTAGAACACGGTGAAGGTGGTGTGCAGCCCACTCGCAGCTTCACCCCTCAACCTTCGCCATCGCCGTCTATGAGTCACAAATTAAAGAACATTTTTGGTAAGATCAAAAGAAGCAACAGTGGAACCTTGGACGATATTACAACTCCGGAAGGTGAATTTAAACGTGGAGGAGTTCGTGCAACCGCAGGGGCTCGTCTGGGTTGGAGTGGAACGACTCCATATCGAAAACCTGATAAACCGTTCCGCGAATGGGATGTAGATACAATCTGCCATTGGTTCGAGCATCTGGGTTTAAATATGTATGAGGAAGATTTACGAAAATGGATCAAATCGAGCACGACGCCTGGAAGCGAATTGATGAAAGCCTCGCCAGTAGATATTGAAAAAGAGTTAAGTTTGCGAAATCCATTGCATCGAAAAAAGATAGTGTTAGCTATTGCAGATATTTCGGGGACGGTGGGAGACGACGGGTTGTTTGAGAACGCTGGAAAGCTGGATTCAACATGG GTCCAGCGTTGGTTAGACGATGTTGGTTTGCCCCAATACAAAGAACCCTTCATGGCGGCCCGAATGGATGGACGAATGCTACACAAATTGACGATGGACGATTTGGGCCATTTGCAAATATCTTCTTGTTTGCACGTGGCCAGCATTCGTCGTGGTATACAGCTTATGCGTAATGAAAAATGGAATCCCGATTGTCATATTCGTCGGCCATTGCAACTCGGATTAAATGCAAAAGACGATGTAAGGTTATGGACTTCGCAAAGAGTCCATGAATGGTTACGAGCCGTCGATTTGGCAGAATATGCTCCTAATTTGCGTGGATCTGGAGTACATGGAGCTCTCATGATATTCGAAGTTAAATTTACAGCCGAACTTTTTGCTGATTTATTGAACATTCCTTCAAGCAAAACATTGTTACGTCGACATTTGGCTACTCATTTTAAGGAGCTTTTGGGTCGAGATATCATACAGGTGAAACGAGAGGCTGAAAATACCCTTGGATTCCAACCACTGACAATTACGGCAAAAATTAAG ACGCCTAAAAAGTCTCAATTTTCcttaaaacggaaaaagaGCAACAAAGGTGGCAATCTGGGAGGAGATGAATGGAGTGATTATGTCTGCCCAATGGGTGGTTCAGGTCAGGAACATTTACCGCCTGCATCTTCTTCAGCTTATGATCAAACTAGCACAAATCAAGGCAGCAATACTCCAATTTCTGCTCTTTCTGCCTTTACGTCAAATGCTTCTTCTCCTAATACTAATATTGTCACTAGCATCGCC ATGACGAAGGATCCCTCAACGGCACCAATTGCTTATCCAGACAGCACAACCAGCAGCATCTCCAGCACAACTACTTCCGGAGTCGGGTTGGAGCTTGCTTCAGTTCAACGTCAGCCGTCGAGTAACGCACAGTTAGTAACAACGCCGATAGTCAATAATAACGGTGTCGAATGTAGAGGAGAAGGAGGTGGTAGCGATTCTCCACTATCAATACGCAGTTCAACTGCTTCAACCTCCTAG